GTTTAGGTTCTGTATATGCATTTTGGTCTTTACAGGGCTTTGTCTTGTCTTGTAATGTTTCTTATTTGCTTATATCAGATAATAGTCTGTTTACATTGCAGTTCCAAACTGAGAAAACATGTATGATTGATTCTTTAgtatgttgttttatttctttactagAGATTTTCAACATAGCTTCTAAAAGTGAGTATAGAATTATTATACAGCCCTTAATTTCTGGCTTTGACACCTTTCAGATTGAGACTGGAGTTGGAGCTACCACAGTATGTGTGTTTAGACTTATGCTGTAAGGCAGATGTATGTTTGGTGGAACTTAACTGAGACTTGTTTTCCCACTGTGACTGTAAAGTTTGTGCTGGGTACCTTAATTAAGTTGCATAGTTTCCTAGCTGAGATGTTAccatgtgttttatttcatcaGTGTACAAAAATGAGTGTATTTGAGACATGGGAATGGAGATGTAAAACTGAGAATTATAGAGTTCATAGCTAGTGTTGAATACTCAAATATAACTGATGCAGGCTTATCTCATgacttctgtgtgtttttaaaacagatgtatttatatttgaaattcTTAAAGACTGTTTGAAGTGATATTAGAAAACTCTTTAGATCAATGATTAGGGAGAGTTGCCTGTCTAGGAGAGTAGGCCCTGGTACAGAGCTGTGAGACAATAAAACTGCAGTTCTGTGTCTTGCTGCATTTGTAAAGAAGTGCTAAgcatccttcttttttcaagGAGAAGTGGGTGCTGGCTGTAATATGCACCCAGCTGTCTGGGACCACTAATTTAAGTAGGTGTCCATGCTTCATAAAATGCAAGTACTGGATGAATTGTTAGTAGAGATGGAGGAACTGGAACAGACATGTATGTGCACAGGTAACGTCCTTAGGAATGTGAAGCTGGGAGCATTGCTATGGTTTCTCAATTGAACAATGTTTGGCAGAGTTACAGAGGCAGCTGTAATGttcctctgcactgcagctccaaTGAACAAGAATTTTTGATTGGTCAGTAGAGGTTCCAAATCTGCTTTAGCAAATGCCCTTGGAAGGTAGTCTTTTTTTGGCAGAATGTTACTAATTTAGAAAAgcatgctctgtgtgtgcttcaCTCCATTGGGTCTGGGAAATCTAGCTGAGAGGATTGTAGAAGTTAGAGAAAACTTGAGTCCAGAACAATGATCTCTTACATTGTAGTGGGCTTCTATTGGTAGCCAAGGCTAGTGGAATTACTTCCAGAGCAGTTCACTTGACTAGTAGTAGCTCTAGTATACTCTGAAAACCCCAGTTCTGTGAAGCAAATCATTTGCTTGCAATAGGACAGGACTTTACAGTACATGCTTTTCTATCTGTAAAGCAGACAttggttttttctctccttatCAGTCTGTGCGTAAGGTGCAAATAAAGCACCTTGAAGGAAAAGGTTAACAAGAGAAAATTTTGTGATAAGAGAAACATTGCAATTTCTCAGTCGCTGCTACGACTGAAATTCAGCAACAAATAGAGAGTCTTCAGTCAGAGCTTGAAATGGATTCCAcgtttttcttcttttcattccCACAGTTATGCCATTGGCTGACTACTACATTATTGCTGGAGTGATTTATCAAGCACCTGACTTGGGATCTGTCATTAACTCCAGAGTTGTAAGTGTTCTGTGCATTTGATGCGTACTGGTTTATATCCGTTTTTACTTTTGGTTGTCCCCCAGGCTGTTTAAATATCTCCTTCACTATTCTGAGGAAAGATCTCGTGTAGTAAGGGTACAGTAACTTAAAACAAACCCCACTGGTTAATATTGTGTGCATCCCACATGAAAATGCAAGTTCTTGTGAGAGTGCAGTATTGCCCAGAAATTAGGATACATTGTTTAAGGATGAGGAATCAGAATAAGCGAATACACAATTGGCAGAACAGCATGAAGTTTGAataatcaaaattttaaaattatttgacatATGTTTGAAATAgtaattaaatacattaaaaaaatcagtgaagctTGCTTTGGAAAGTTAACGTTAAGctaatattatatttatttttaaatgaggcTTATGTTTTTAATTGATGTGGTATTTCTTCTTAAATTGGATGCTCAAGTTTATTTTGATTCCTTCTATTCTTGTAAATTATTAGTTTTTTGCAagtttttctctgtcattttaaaaaagcactCCAGAAGAGCCTTGTGAGAACCTGTTAAAGAAATTACATTCTCAGTCCAAAACTAGATATTCCAAGTTCCCTTCCCAGAACAAAAATGAATATAgagtattaattttaaaatacctatCTTCAAAAATTTACATTGTGTTTTCTCCTTGAGTTGTGAACTCAATGCCTTACATTCTTGTTCTGAAAGCTCACTGCAGTGCATGGAATTCAGTCTGCTTTTGAAGAAGCTATGTCCTACTGTCGCTATCACCCATCCAAGGGCTACTGGTGGCATTTCAAAGATGAGGAAGAACGAGGTATGATTGCTAGTTTCTCCTCCATACTTTGGAGAGGAAAGGAATGTAGGGAAAAGCTTGAGGCAATGCGCAGTGATGGTGGACAAGTGAGATGAAGTTTCTGAAGGGTGAGTTAGGGCTCTCTACCAGGTGAAAGGAATTTTGCCCTTCTGTGCTGGTGGGAATGAATGTCGAGGCATAGGTGGGAGATGAATAATGAACTGTGTGTCAACAAAGTGGGCAATTCTTGAACCCACTGGGGaccaaaacacattttcagaagcaaaCCAGTTTCTCAGGAGGTAAGAATCATCCTTAATGTGTCTTCCACCGAAAAAAAACAACCTATGTCAGTaagaaaatggaggaaaagtTCAGAGGAGAGACAAATACCAACTTGTCATACCACAAAGAGCTgctaagagaaaataaattttaatacatCTTTCTCTGATATTTCTGTGACTTGCAGAGAAAACTAAACCAAAAgccaagaagaaagaagaaccAAGCTCTATTTTCCAAAGACAACGAGTAGATGCTTTGCTTTTAGACCTAAGACAAAAGTTTCCACCCAGATTTGTCCAGGTATGACACTCAAAAGCCACAGTTTTACCGTAACTTGGAACTTAAAAGACAGTCACATAGGTATTTAAACAGGAGAAACTGAATGGgaattttgtgtatttctgcAATAGTAACATGGATTAGATCACAAACTTGACATGGAAGACTCATAATAGTGTGTAGGATCTCTATTTGTAATCACTGGAGTCCTTAAGGCCTTGGCAAAACTATGAGAGTGAATGTTATTATACACCTTCCTTATCTGATCACAGAGGGTCTGTTCTCAGCTATCTGATGTTGCTAATGCTTCCAGTTTCCTCCTTTGTGAACTCAATCAAGCCCCATCACAGTATTTTTAGTTACTCCATTGTTCTAGAGACTCATTAGTTTGTGTGGAAATTCTTGGCATTCTGTGAAGTTGTTGTGGTTACCTCTGATTGTCTTTGGTAGCCATTTGTTCCACCAAGTCTTCTGCTTGGGAGcaaaggaaattatatttacaGCATCTCACAAAAGTGCTCCTCAGCCAGTCCTGGGAAAGACTGGCTCAGTgcatattttagtttttaatgtttttcagttGTCAGAGGGAAAACTGGatgttataaaatattaactGGATTTTGTTTAAAGTGTATTTAGGGACCCATTCTACCCTCGCTTCTTGAATATAAGAGTGCAAAATGCTTTTACTTGCATTTAATTCCTAAATTAATGGCAGGAAGTGTTGAGAATTACAACTTTGGTTCCACTgatgtgttggttttttttcttccctcacaGCAAAAGCCTGGAGAAAAGCCTGTCCCAGGTAAAACTGTAATATTTTCACAAGACTTTAAAAATAGACTCTGTATGCAGTATCTTTCAGTTGCTATGTaagctcttgctgctgctgctgtgaggtgGTTTGGAATTCTGACATTACCAAATTGTGCAAAGTAATGGATAAGAGTAGAGACTTTGAGTTGATCATAGGCAACCTCCAAACAGAAAATGCATGAACTGTATCACTTCAATCTCTTCCACCTTTTAACTGATATAAGCATGAATTTATTCTCTGCTTATCATTCTTACACCTTTGAAATTAATGTTGCGCTTGTGGCATTAacaatattttctaaatattctgAAGAGTGTTTTAGGAATGAAAATCAGAGGTTTAACTTTCTTTTGCTGTTACATCTTTAGTGGATCAAATCAAGAAGGAACCAGAACCAGTCCCTGAAGCTGTcaagacagaggaaaaagagaCTGTAAAGAATGCTCAGAGTGCTGGTGCTAAAGGACCACCTGAAAAACGAATGAGACTCCAGTGAAAGGAGAATCTATTGCACATCTGGATTAGTCAGAGCCTGGAAAACATAGGATTCTTGCTGtcttttctttatatttaagCTCTTCCACTGAGACTGATAATTCAGGGACTGAGATCCCTGTGACAGCTTTTTCTGTAGAAACCTCTCATGCAAATGTTAATGTCAGGATGTGAGATGCCTCAAAGGAGGCAGTCATCATCTTATTTTGAATGCTGACTTCTGAGAATGGACATATTCAGCAGCCTCCTGAAGACTTTACAAACTCCTGCATCCTTTGTGTCTGGGTTTCctatgtaaaaagaaaaaaaccttttgtaTATAAAAAGGAATTGGAATTCTTGGCAAATAAAATTCCTGGCTGCTGGAATGTTTTCCTTAAATGTATACCTTTTTAGTAGCAAAATATGTCATATGTGctggcagcttttttttttccctggacaTTGGAATGTATTGTCTTCtattttgaggaagaaaagttAGGTTACCCACTACAAATTGCTGCGCCTCTAGTGTGCTTGGGATAGAGATAGAAGATTTGCTAACTGGACCCTCAAATCCTTGTAGTTAGATGTCAGAAGGGTCTCAGTTTCTAGATATTCTTGGACAAGGGTTTTACTTAATGGTTAAGCTGATAGTTTATTACAGAAGTTAGTGTTTTGGGAGAGAGATTTATGGTGTAAAACAGGCTAAGATTTCTTGATGTGACACACTCAGTGaagttgtttatatttttaattttccactgTAACTCAAATACATCAATCACGTCTCttcctctgtgctcctggcactCCCTTGTTCCTTTATTAGGCATATGCCTTTCAGACTTGCGGAAATGGGACAGTGGAAGAGAAACATCACTGACACCTATACACTTATTTAAGCACATTGCTtacataaacttttttttctcagaaaaattagaaataatctgttgaaaagaaattactattagtttggttttggtttttcactGAAGTAATGGAGTGAACCTTGAAATAGTTTGCTTTCTTTCCACAGCTGTCACCTATTTTCATGCAGTAAACTGTAGTCAGCAAGAAAAAGGTTTGTACACAGCAACCAAAATGTAGATAGGCAGAAAGACTAAAGTATGCTTAGATAGCTGTGTCAAATTTATCTTCAGATTACAAGACACTCTTTTTCAGTAGCTTAGCTCTCCAGTCAGATCAGTTTATTACTGAATGATAGAAAGACTTGTCAGGTCTATTTGTCACAGAATAATAGAAAGATCCATGTCAGTTTTGTCATATAATCCAAAGATGAAATGTTAAAAGATGCAGATATGCCAATAGCTGTTCTCAGTTAATGTAGATACCGATCTGAAATTCATATATTTGTGTACTTGAGTGTGTATTTAGGTTTATTTCACACCTGGATCAGGTTTGAACAGCCATTTCTCAAAATGTTGATAAAAGTAGATAAGAAAATAGTGTGAACTATCAGATCAAGTGAAAATATAGAAAGCAGTTACTCTGGGATGCTCAAAACCAGACAAGGTGGTGTGAATATACCTAGAACAAAAGGGGTTTCATTCTTTGTTGTATTACAGAAATTCCTCTGAAAGCAAGTAGTGGAAGAAGCACAAAAGCCATTCCCTCATCCACTCCCATGAAGGAAATGCAGGATTTCCAGAAACGAGACATGATTGGTGAGGCACTTCAGCAGTCCTTGCTGTTATGGCCAGAATAAAGTCCTTGGAAATGGCCATTACATGAGCTGAGAACCTGTATGTAATTTGGGAAAAGTTAGCAAGACAGATGACAGACTGCACTTGATGAACATCTAGGATATTGGGCTTCagttgtgtggggtttttttggttttttcctttggtttttttggttttttttttggttttttttttgttttgttttgttttttttttttggtttggtttactAGCAGAAGAAAGCTTGCTTATTGCTGAAGGCACGTACAGCTGCGGCAAAAAATGCATGCTACAATATAGTATGAGCAAAATACTCTATCAGTCGCTGGACTTCACCTGAAATAAAGTGTGTTGTGCAAGTCAATGTCTGAAAAGGAATTTCCCTAAAGTAGAAGGGTTTGATTAAGGGCAGTAAAATGAGTAGGACAGAGTTTCTTCTATGATGGCCCTGGGAAGACAAATATTAAGTATTTAGAAAAGTGAGTAGTGAAACAAATAGGAAAGTAGAGGACTCTTGTTCCGTCTTGTAGTACAAGAAGAGAGGGACATGTAAATGAAAGTGAATTGGAGTTACATTTGGACTGAACCATTATACTCCACGCTCAGAATTTGACCTGATCAGAGATAAGGGTGGAACATGAAGAGGCAGAGTGTCCTCACATTCATATCAGCAGCCTTTCTGTCTTCTGCAGAAATGCTTGGTGTTGGCTGGTGTCAGAGGGCGTTAAAAGGGATGGATTCTTGGTCTGATCCCGTCTGAGTTAAAGTGCCAGCATCTAAGCTATTGAGAGGATAGCAAATGGCTTCTGTTCATGAAACAAGCATTTGAATGTGATAAACCTTTCCCAGGGGAACAATCTTTCCGTGAGCaaactacattttaaaacagtaaGAGATGTTACCAGTATGTCGATTTCCTAGTAGCTGTCTAGTGCCGAAGGTTTGCTGTACGAGGAACTGAAAGATCTGATCCTGTTACTCACTGACCAGATATTCGACAATAATTTCATCACTTAAGTGAGCTGAGATATTAATTTACTGAAGTGACATTACGTCAGATATTACTTTTGAAATGTTAAGCAGATTCTTATAGTCAGTAATGTTTTTCAGTGCATGAGAATCCAAACCTTTTCTCTCTTGGTATAGAGTCTGACTGTGAAGTCCAAAGTCCTTCCAAAGGATGTTCAGTATTTCTAGCTTGTAGatgaaagggaaagaagcaaGCACTTCTGAAATCTGTTTGTGTGTCACTTTCTTCTGTATAAAGGAGAGATTTAGATGAACAAGAGAACTAGCTCTACTTTTTGCTCTTAGTTAATAACCATTTAGACTtcaaaaaggcttttcttt
The DNA window shown above is from Camarhynchus parvulus chromosome 5, STF_HiC, whole genome shotgun sequence and carries:
- the MED6 gene encoding mediator of RNA polymerase II transcription subunit 6, which codes for MAAVDIRDNLLGISWVDSSWIPILNNGSVLDYFSERSNPFYDRTCNNEVVKMQRMTLDHLNQMVGVEYILLHAQEPILFIIRKQQRQSPTQVMPLADYYIIAGVIYQAPDLGSVINSRVLTAVHGIQSAFEEAMSYCRYHPSKGYWWHFKDEEEREKTKPKAKKKEEPSSIFQRQRVDALLLDLRQKFPPRFVQQKPGEKPVPVDQIKKEPEPVPEAVKTEEKETVKNAQSAGAKGPPEKRMRLQ